CATACACTGGAGTGAGGAGACCAGGGCTCAGCAGCACACCTGAAAAAAAATTTcctaaaagttaaaaaaaaaaaagagactgggAGATCATTATATATGCAAATTACCCTTTTCTGAGGTACTATTAATGGCAACAGCAAGGGTAGGAAAGGGATTTGAATATGTTCAGAATAACCCAGTGGTGCGCCATCTAACATTTGCTAAAACATCCCTGACACAGGCCTGAAAGGCTAGACGACTGAGGAGATGAGGCAGTTGTCTGCTCAGGCTTGGGACTGAGGAGCAATAGTCAACACTACTGCCACCTGCTGACTTCTATGCCTCAACGCAGCAAGAACCAGAGGCATTTCTTCATGGTATAGTTTATATGGATTAGACAGTAGTTTGCATTAAAATAAGTGAAGTCAGTGTGAAGGTTATAGAAATCAGGACTTCCTGACCCATGATTGTGAATGAGAGGGTATTTGGATGTGGATCCAGAGTTGGGCCCCGGTGTGGCTACACAGCTGTCCAGGAAAAGTTTAACAGGAGTCGGATCAGCACTCAGGACTGAGGCCTCCAGGTTTATAACATTACGCCAATGGTAAACAGACGAGGGCCTTTCAGACGTCCAGTCATCTATAAGGAAAATTCACAAGTGTTCAGCATGTTCAACAGTTTAACGTAGCCAAATGAAAGCATATTCAATCCCAAAATTAAGATGGTTGGGGCTCTGTTCATCATACACTGACcaacaaactaaaatatttgCTAGATCTGCTCATCACAATAAACCCAAACAGGTCAATGCAAGTGAACTTGATTATAGCTGGACTGAGTTAAAGATAACTCCACTCTTGTGTGGACAGGAAAGTAAATAGGCTATACATAAAGATTATAAAACCATGATCAGCAAGTTAACAGCTGGCTAATGACAATGGCAGGGGGGAGATAATTCTCTTCAAAAGCTGAACTAGTTACTATTAAAGTTATAAGATACAAAAGCTATGATTACAATATCGACCGAAAAAGTTCATTCAACGCAGTTGTGACAAGGTTGGTAAATTTACATGTGTACATTTTTACTGGATACCTTTAACTTGCACTGCATCACTGGCCGACAGCTGCACTTCCGTccttatttacttttaatttcaATGCCAAGGCCAAAGATGTGCATTTAGTCCTAAGGTACTACAATATCGATAGATACATTTCCAGTACATGGATTGGTAATGGAACGAGGAAACGTCTAATGATCTAATATTGATTAAATTAGAAATGGGCAACAAGTCTGACATTAGTTccgaaaaacagaaaatctgtGATCTTGTCAACTCAACCCGGTGCACGCAGAAATTAACCCAGATGCACAGATTAAAGCGTACCAAGTATGATCACGGTTTGACATCAAGTTAGCTACCGACCACTGTGGCCAAGATTGATAAGATCATGCGTAGGCCTAATTAACTCAGATTGATAAAGATACTGATAATGGCGCTAATAATACACAGCCCAATAGTAGTCTATAGACTTGATCATTTTGACGcagttagctaacgttagtcCTCTAGACAACGCTGACTAGCCTACCAGCCTACCCGGTGAGTCGGTCGGGTGAAATTAACTGACAGCTGGCCAACCTGTGGCGGCGTTTCCCCACACTGCTTTTGGGACAGAAAAGCTACACTGAGCCCAATCGgatagtttttttctgtttatctaGTAGTTTCGGGTGGAAAGGTGGTGAAATAAGATGGTGTTGACATCTGAGAAACCTGCGGTCAGTGAAGCTTTTCATATCATAAGGTTAAAATAAGTCTAGCAGAATGCGAGCTGCACCTACCAGTCATAAGTTTAAGGCAGAACCAAGGAGAGGGCTTGGAAGAAGCAAGCGACTGCTGCCAGGTGGTTTTCCGATGATTACTACTGACAAAGTGATTCCTGAGAAGTTCACATTAGCCCAAGGATTACGGACACATTCAGGAGACGCCAAACATGTCAAAGTGAGAAGAAACCAACCTCTTGTAGTGGCACTGAATACGAACGGCAGCCCCAACTGACCTAACGATACCAAGCGTGGTCGGCGTAGGCGTGTAGAACAAAGTGTTCGCATAGACCAAATTGTCATCTTCAGTCTTGATTTGCCGGGAGTGTTTTAAGGGGAAATACACGTTAAAAATACAGCATTCCAGAAAACTGGAGCTCAGTGTAAGAAGTACTTTTAAACCGTGTGGCCTATCTACAGTCGGCCTCAGTAGACAGAGGTGGCAGGTTTACCCATATTTCGGAGCCACACTCATGCAAGCCAGCTTCAATCACGTACTCGACGTCGTTTAACCGCAGAGCCTGGCAGTTCTCCGAGCTGCCACGGCCTAGTTGCAGTTGATCGGTAGTGACACGATGTCCATTACCATAAAAGTCGGCCCGTACTTTAATCAGCATGGTGTCCTCCGTACACTGCACTTGGACAGCCgatgtggtttgtgttgagtgtttgtATAACCTAGAATCGGGCCCCAATTCCGGCGCGTCTTTTAAATGGCGAATTCCGTTTACAGTTTCAACCAGAACTATTAGAAACAAGGCCATTGTTACTACCTTGCGTCTCAAAGTCATTTTCActttaggtttaggttaatCAAGTAGACAGATCCCTTGGCCGATATAATATATTTCAAGGTTCCAATTTAAATTACGCACGCCCCCTTAATTCAGACACCCAAATCTGGCAATTCAGTCATGACCCTTTTCCGCTTGGAAAATTGGTAGTTTACTTAGAAACGTCAGCTGAAAACGATTATAACATACCATCTATTTCAAATACGTATCTCTACAAAAACGTGAATGAGATAGCTACATCGTTGGACACTCAACCTTGTCATGCCCGTATTATAAGATTTTTCtctgctcaaaaaaaaaaaccctctatCGCAACCTGTGATAAATAAAGACGTTTAAAACCCGACTTTGTCCTATGTACGCTTTTCTCCCAAATGTCACTGGATCCTCCGAATAGCAAGATCGTTAACTTAAGTAGACCAATACTACTAAGTCATTGCTACGTGCAAGCTAGAGCTACTGCCCAGTAAAATGACTTCAGCAAGTTACTTGGTCTATGGTGGTCATACCCCTTTGTGGTCAATCAGCTTCTTTCAAGGATTTGGAACGTTTTCAACAAAACCACAGGGCGCGAAAGAGCGATTTTCAGAAACTCACTTTTCCTGGGAAACGAGTCTTTAATGTAACGCGTCCTTGGGTTCCGtaaaaggcgctatataaatttAGCTTCATTCATTCAGCGGTTTATTAGTGGATAGGTTATTAATACAAGGACGCCCACTTAGTGGAAGCAAAGTACTGCCATCACCATGGCTCAGAGTAAATGCTCTGTTCACCTAATTGAGGCGCCGTCATGTACGGGTTGAGTAGTGCTGTGTAGGCCAATATGAAGCTTGAAAAACTTCCAGGATACAATTCAGTGCGatcacatttttttcctgcttttagTAGACTATTAGAGTTAATTGTGATAGCAATGGTAAGAGTTAGTCTTACACAAACCACATATTAGTATAATGCAAGTCAGgtttatgcaaatgaatgtaATACTAAATAAGGATAAAATGCCTTTATCCCAGGTATATGATCCGTGTATCCACTCTACCACAACTTGGCATACAACAGTCACATGGTAGTTATGGCAATAGTCAGAGAAgtatgaacccccccccccccgacacacacacacattttaaattcaCCAAATAAACTGATTAGATACCACTGTGAGGACAATCACCCAGTTATGACTTGGTGGAACAGCAAAGTGTCTAGAGGCACAAGTGACTGGCTTTTAGTTGCATCCATAAAAGGTGCTTTTTAACTAGGCTAAGGTTCTCTCCCAGTTGTGATTTTCACATTTACTGCACTTTTGTTAATTCTGGGGTTTACTTTAGTACACAGAGCTAGGTTCCTGGCTTTGCAGACCACACTTGGCCTTAGATTATACTGCACACATTCCTATGCAGTAGAGATATTCAACTTTAAGCAAATGCTGTTCAGAATAGTGAAGTGTCAGGATCTAAGATGTTGCCTAAAACAGCATCCTTAAAAGCAAACTAAGCTTTTAATATGTAGGTGGCATGTTTTCAGAATCCATAAGTCTCAATTAGAGCCCatttagagagagaaacagcttcAGTAACCTGCATAAGCAAAGTGAAAAATCAAATGAAGACCCCACAGATACTGTTTGGAATGTTTATTTCACAAACTGTCCACCACTTCCTTTTTGTGTACTTCCATGGCTGTCTTCGGCAACTGTTTGCTTAGTCTCCGTGGAGGTTGTAGTCTCTAGCTTGGTTTTCAGCTGTGCAGGTTTTAACATTGAGCTGTTGGAGCCATAGATGGAAGGTACTGTGTCTGTagactgctctctctccattgcAGGGTTGGCAACCAGAAGACTAGGTCCTGTGACTGCATGTCTCTGGCTTGAAGTCGTATTAACAGTGTGCAAAGCTACatgtacaaaaacaacatttaaaaacaaaccaacaagtTTCAGAGATTCTAAAGAACATCATATGAACTGGTCTCCTCACAAGTAGAATCTCCATTAGGCACCTCTGCATGCTCACCCTACATCGACATCCAGCCTCTCTGATTCTGGCCAAATAAGTCCATAGTCTGATCATggaattacagttacactgctAGGGTCATGATTAAATCACATCAGTAATGgatccaaataaataaataaagccaacTTGGCAGTAGGACCTACTCCCACTGCTGTTTCGGCAGATGACATGCCTTCCTCACATTCACACGAACATGcagcaaattattattattattattttttttaaacatacatcTTCATTTGCCCCATTACCAGGTGCTCAGACAGCAATCCAATTTACTACCAAGTTGTATTCTTGTGTTTAAGCTAGATGTATGTTTATGATCATTTAGTGGACATGTCAAACACTCGACATCTTAAAAGGGTTAACGCTTACTGCTGAGGGCTTGACTGAATTGGCATGTGTATGAAGAATAAAGTCACTGCATTAAATGGGGAAAATTGAATGAATATCCTGTGGAAGCGCACGGCCCCTCATACAAGGCTCACATTGTTCTCTTGCTCACCAGACAAATCCTGATCCTGGGACACAATTATTGAATCAAGAGATGGAATTTGACAGCCTGTTAAACCAGCCTTACCTTCTGCTGCAGTCATCTCCATTTCCCACAGCTGAGACCCAGAGGTGGGCAAGGCAACTGGAGAATTTGTGGGCCCAAAGGCATCATTTCCCTCATCTGCCTCTGGGTACAAGAGAccaaatttatatttaaacacccccccccccccccagtgccCAGATTGAAACCTTGCATTCAATAAGTCTAAACCTTTGGAAAGTCCATTTGTTTATACTGATCACCCATAGTAGTCAATCATTGAGTGGTTGCTCCTAAACCATGTTCACAACCAAAGTTTGGAACACCTTCACCATCCTCCTTAAACACTCCTAAATCTGTTTTCATTACATGATCACAGCACCAGCGTTTGAATGAAATGTACCCATTAGCACAGTCTTGTTATAAAATTGGTCAGTTTGTtccaatggggggggggggggaggagaccTTGAGCATAGGAAAGGTaccatataaaaaaaattgaaccTTCATCTTGAGTAGGGTATGATGCCATTGGACAAACATGCATGTTGGAATGAATTCACTTAATCATTGTGCTTTAAGAGTTATAGAATACGATCATATGTAGCTCAGATGTCTGATATGCTTCAGTTGCAGAGAAGGCAGATCAAAGACTCAGACAGTTAGAATAGAATGCCTTCCACTGCAGAGAAATttatttttcccctctctctctccgatcTTTAAGCTAATCCTTTTCTATGCCTGTGACTACTACCCTCTTCAGCATCTGACAATACGCAATTTTAAAGTTAGACCCAAGACATGGTATTGCTGCACAGAGTTATCTGAGAAAGTATACAAACCCATGCCGGCATAGACTTCATTTTCCCAGAGGCGGTCATGTGGTATTGGCTTCTTGCCTCTAGCAGAAGAAAAGTGAGGAATGCCTTCCTTCACTCCAGGGGGCACAAACACTCCCAGGTCATTTTTCCATGTGAAGACAGTCAGTGGGCCTACACTTGCCTCATGTTCCAATGCTATAAATAAACAGCCATTAGAGAGGAAACAGTTAGGATAAACTGTGGGCTAGATCGGGTAGCATGACTTACTCCTCAGATTGGTCCCTTTCTGGAAGGCCATGGTGCTCCTCCAGGCAGCAGTAGGTTCCTGCAGAGACTGACTGATGACAGAGCCGGAGCCAGGGCTCAGCACTGCCGAGTCTGCCTGCATGCCAGGCGTCAAAACACCCCATCTATGAGGTGAAGGGAGCAACTTGGTCGGATTATGTTTGAGATTATAAATAGGTGTGGCCAAGTCCAGGTGGGACTGATGAAATGGGGGATCCTGGTCAACGTCATTACAGCTGGTACAGGTCTGGTCATCTCCCTCTGCTGATCTCCACCTTAGCAAAGAAAAGATCACTTTAACATTGCCCTTTTCAGAGGAATAAGGATCAGTAAAATAGAGCAAGTATGAAACCAGACCTGCCATCAATGAAGGAGCAAGCCTTGCTCTTGGACCCACTTGCATGATTCAGGGGATAAGCTTTTAGCACACAAGTAACATAGATCTActggacaaacacacaagcaagaaAAACAGTAATGCCccaaacagagacagagccaACAAATATACCCCACAACAGAAGCTTTCCtactttatatattataataatacacacacacacacgttcgtAGTCTCAGCACTAATCCGGTGGTCCAACAGAAAGAGTTTCCACGCACCTCACAGCACATTTGGGGGAATATGAAAGACTGCAGCTGAAGCTGAAGCTTGTTGGGCTGGGGCCTGGGCAGGAAGTGGGACTTTGAACCAGTCTGCTGCCCAtccaacacacacctgcatgggagCAATGTTCAGGAAGcagcaaaagcaaaaactgCACATCAGTAACCTAATCAATGTTTTCAGCAACATTGTCGAGCACCATGACAAGACCCTCAGTTTCTTacatccacccacccccccactttCAGTACAACTCTCTTTATGCCTAGTCCTACAATCCCTCTGGGGGGAGgaaaaaacaccccaaacacTTACCCATCATCTACAAACTTATATCTGGGGACTGAATTTGTGTTGGGCGTTGTTGTGGCAACACAAGTCTCAATAAACACAAGCAAGTCCTTTTGCGGCATATAAACAGATGCTTCCATATTCATCATGTCTCCCAGCAAGTACACACTGGAGAGTCGAGTCTCGTGCCAGTCATCTGCAGACATTAACAGGAAGTGGTTTAAGTGGGTAGGTTACAGCTGTTTTTTGGCTAGTGTTATTACTGAATCCCACCTGTCATCAGCTTCAATGAGAAGGCAAGGTTTTCTACTGCAAACTGTGTGGACTGGTGGGGAATCCAGGTTGGCAGGATTGGGTTTGCATCAACATTAAATCGCCTGAGAGAGCAAATGTCAATATGCACCAAATGACTAATGAAACAACCTAATTAACAAGGGGCCCACAGTTTGATCAACCATCCAAATTCTACAGTTACTAAACCCATTTTTTGGATGCCAATTTCTATCATGATGGTTACCTGccataataacatttaataggGATGACTGCATCCTCTGTTTGAACAAGACCATCAAGTGAAGGCTCAGGTGAGTAGAAGAGGAGGTTGGTATACACCAAGGCATCTTCTGTCACCTGGACAAAGGTTGTAGATACCCATTTAATACATGCGAGTCCATTTAACAACCAAGTTACTTGTATACAAAACTCCGTAGCAGCAAGTTAAATGTAAACAACCAGTCACGGGCGGCATACCCAGTGCTGAGTGCCACAGTCAGTTAGAGGAGCTTCGATTATGTATTCATCAGCTGAAGTCGCGATGACGCCGCATGATGTGCCATGCTGGCTTTCTGTTCCAAGTCGTAGGTCCGCAGCATTAACAGGGAGGCCTATATTAAACAGATCCGCCTTGACCGTGATTACCATGTAAGCTGGAAGGCAGGTTACCGCAACGGTTGTGACCAGAATATTCGGCCCACTAAATTGCTCCTTCAGCTGACGGTCGGGTTTCTTTGCTGGCAAGCGTTCACttgtttgaaaataataaagttCGTTGTCAGAAATGTCAGGATACGCAAACAGATTACCCAACTCCTGACAGATCAAAGCCGTCACAAATAGTGTTAATTTAAGCATTTTGTTTATTAGGCTAACTCAGTCCGCAGGTACTAAGCCAACGTATCCTGACTTGTATCTTATCCATCTAACGGGAAGCGCGTTTTCACGGTCTTTTAATTGGGCGCTCTATGAGCCATGGTTTTTAATACACAGCTGAACTCAATCCGAGGCCACACCTacaatgtaaaaagaaaaaataggaGTAAGCTGTAAAAGTGGCATCTCAAGGAAATGGCAAATAGACTGTTTAATGCAGTAGTCATATTGATTTTTAACTGTTATTTATAAGATGAGAAATAGAATCGGCTATTTTAGGATTGTAATTCTGCGCTGCGCGCTTTAGGCTATATAATCAAGTCACTGCAAAAAGCTTTTCTATAGCCTACTGTGAGAATGGGTTGACATCTTCAGAAGAAAGTGGGCAGCTCTAAATAATGAAGACAGTAGATGTAAGAAACAGTAATCGAGCATTATTTTTTACAATCAGGTAGGCTTATAAGTAGATGAACGACATCATCGAATGTGTCCAGAAAGATGAATAAAAGCTCAACGCTTGAAATAGTCTAATATTTTACCCGTAATTAGTCCATCGTTTTTCGCTTTGTAGGTTTGATGGCTTAAATATGTTGAATTAAATACAagcaaagtaataaataaataatttcctcCTTTTGGTTTGAATCTTTGTTCTGATATGTGCACACGCTAAGGACCTTCGCCATACATTCAAAATGGCGGATTTTCAGAAAAAAGGGTCGGAGCTCTAAAGcatgaaacaaatataataataccACGAATATGTTTGCgtagtaaatgttttatttaataaataaagctcGTCAATCATTGGATtagtatttatttcttatttatagGTTTTTACTGATTTATTACGGGGTGTTAGAACATCAATTTCGGTAAAGGTAAGTGCCAGTATTTGAAGCAACTAGAAGCAACTAagctagttaggttagctagatagctatgatagctaacctagttcactaaataaataatcccAGCTaactaaatctattttattaattattttagtaTCTTGGTGGGGTCCACATTTTAGATAACGAAAAACAAGTAAGTATTTATATAGCTGCCCTTTAAAATAGTTATGAGTTGGGATTTAGTATAGTGTCCATACTTTAGTAACCTACAAGTTTATTTTGTGTTGATTGgcgttttatttaaatgaatccGTCTCGGAGATATCGACACAATTATAGATAGCTAAAGTTTGTGATAACTTACGACATAAGGAAGCTTGTTTGGCGGTCTGGCTTCTCGCGACCCTTAGTGCATCACCAAGGGGTGCGCGAACCGGGAAAATGACGTGATGTTTACTTACCCCGCTAATTTTGTGGcgaaaataaaatgtaagtaaatattTGCCACTGAGTGAGGCAGC
This is a stretch of genomic DNA from Electrophorus electricus isolate fEleEle1 chromosome 6, fEleEle1.pri, whole genome shotgun sequence. It encodes these proteins:
- the LOC113573758 gene encoding zona pellucida sperm-binding protein 3-like — protein: MALFLIVLVETVNGIRHLKDAPELGPDSRLYKHSTQTTSAVQVQCTEDTMLIKVRADFYGNGHRVTTDQLQLGRGSSENCQALRLNDVEYVIEAGLHECGSEIWTEDDNLVYANTLFYTPTPTTLGIVRNHFVSSNHRKTTWQQSLASSKPSPWFCLKLMTDDWTSERPSSVYHWRNVINLEASVLSADPTPVKLFLDSCVATPGPNSGSTSKYPLIHNHGCAAEPWSPHSSVCFIPRKENHVLRVQVAVLRFHSDPWNAVRTIYISCVLKVADAAQEENSVNKACTYSGNRWQSLDGKHKVCDCCDSTCDVISQRQPNIWSHMSRNSVSSDSAKSAVVTVGPVIIQDQFFLIEK
- the LOC113573715 gene encoding uncharacterized protein LOC113573715 encodes the protein MLKLTLFVTALICQELGNLFAYPDISDNELYYFQTSERLPAKKPDRQLKEQFSGPNILVTTVAVTCLPAYMVITVKADLFNIGLPVNAADLRLGTESQHGTSCGVIATSADEYIIEAPLTDCGTQHWVTEDALVYTNLLFYSPEPSLDGLVQTEDAVIPIKCYYGRRFNVDANPILPTWIPHQSTQFAVENLAFSLKLMTDDWHETRLSSVYLLGDMMNMEASVYMPQKDLLVFIETCVATTTPNTNSVPRYKFVDDGCVLDGQQTGSKSHFLPRPQPNKLQLQLQSFIFPQMCCEIYVTCVLKAYPLNHASGSKSKACSFIDGRWRSAEGDDQTCTSCNDVDQDPPFHQSHLDLATPIYNLKHNPTKLLPSPHRWGVLTPGMQADSAVLSPGSGSVISQSLQEPTAAWRSTMAFQKGTNLRTLEHEASVGPLTVFTWKNDLGVFVPPGVKEGIPHFSSARGKKPIPHDRLWENEVYAGMEADEGNDAFGPTNSPVALPTSGSQLWEMEMTAAEALHTVNTTSSQRHAVTGPSLLVANPAMEREQSTDTVPSIYGSNSSMLKPAQLKTKLETTTSTETKQTVAEDSHGSTQKGSGGQFVK